A section of the Neorhizobium galegae bv. orientalis str. HAMBI 540 genome encodes:
- a CDS encoding GNAT family N-acetyltransferase: MTKSVFRFLSRQPDTPELYGENHLLRLPRYSDYKQWQRLRSESRPFLQPWEPVWRPDELTEGSFRLRVVRSGQEYASGLAVPLLLFRRDDQVLLGGLTIGYIRRGAAQSCMVGYWMGEKHSGQGHMLAALKVAIPYIYGGLQLHRIEAACIPENWKSVRLLEKAGFEQEGLLRKYLKINGEWRDHLMFSRLPEDGEFGKMLKP, translated from the coding sequence ATGACCAAGTCGGTGTTTCGGTTCCTGTCGCGACAGCCGGACACACCAGAGCTTTATGGCGAAAACCACCTGCTCCGGCTCCCCCGTTATTCCGACTACAAGCAGTGGCAGCGGCTGCGCTCGGAAAGTCGTCCCTTTTTACAGCCCTGGGAGCCGGTCTGGCGGCCGGACGAACTGACCGAAGGATCGTTCCGCCTGCGTGTCGTCAGAAGCGGCCAGGAATATGCCTCGGGCCTTGCCGTGCCGCTACTTCTCTTCCGCCGCGACGACCAGGTGCTGCTCGGCGGCCTGACCATCGGCTATATCCGCCGGGGTGCGGCGCAGAGTTGCATGGTCGGCTACTGGATGGGCGAGAAACATTCCGGCCAAGGCCATATGTTGGCCGCATTGAAGGTGGCTATCCCGTATATCTACGGCGGACTTCAGTTGCACCGGATCGAGGCAGCCTGTATTCCGGAGAACTGGAAGAGTGTCCGGCTTTTGGAAAAGGCCGGTTTCGAGCAGGAAGGTCTTTTGCGCAAGTATCTCAAAATCAATGGCGAATGGCGCGACCACCTGATGTTTTCCCGGCTGCCGGAAGACGGTGAGTTCGGGAAGATGCTGAAGCCATGA
- a CDS encoding ArsR/SmtB family transcription factor, producing MKEGPDIARIGMLFGDPARANMLTALMGGQALTATELAQAAGVTVQTASSHLSKLEEGGILAQRKQGRHRYFTLADAAAGTLLENIMGFAASRGHLRHRPGPKDPALRKARVCYDHLAGDYGVRMLDSFVARGAIESDGENLAVTEDGRAELGALGIDVASLTSNRRPLCKSCLDWSERRSHLAGTLGKALLAHFLENGWALRSSESRAVLFTPDGERKFLSLFPAG from the coding sequence CCGCGCCAACATGCTGACCGCCCTAATGGGCGGCCAGGCGCTGACGGCAACCGAGCTTGCGCAGGCCGCCGGCGTGACGGTGCAGACGGCGAGTTCGCATCTCTCCAAGCTCGAGGAAGGCGGTATTCTCGCCCAGCGCAAGCAGGGCCGGCATCGCTATTTCACGCTTGCCGACGCGGCCGCCGGCACGCTGCTCGAAAACATCATGGGGTTTGCGGCAAGCAGGGGCCATCTGCGCCACCGGCCGGGGCCGAAGGACCCGGCACTGCGCAAGGCGCGCGTCTGCTACGATCATCTCGCCGGCGACTATGGGGTCAGGATGCTCGACAGTTTCGTCGCCCGCGGCGCGATCGAGAGCGATGGCGAGAACCTGGCGGTTACCGAGGACGGCCGCGCGGAACTCGGCGCGCTCGGCATCGATGTGGCATCGCTCACATCCAATCGCCGGCCGCTCTGCAAATCCTGCCTCGACTGGAGCGAGCGGCGCTCGCATCTGGCCGGCACGCTCGGCAAGGCGCTGCTTGCCCATTTCCTCGAAAACGGCTGGGCACTGCGCAGTAGCGAGAGCCGCGCGGTGCTGTTCACGCCAGATGGGGAGCGGAAGTTTCTTTCGCTGTTTCCGGCGGGCTGA
- a CDS encoding M16 family metallopeptidase: MNVEITRLASGLTVVTETMPHLESVALGVWIKSGSRNETEDEHGIAHLLEHMAFKGTARRSARDIAEEIENVGGELNAATSTETTSYYARVLRDHVPLAVDILADILTESAFDEEELRREKHVILQEIGAANDTPDDVVFDKFSEVAYRGQTIGRPILGTPDTVKGFTPGQIRNYLSRNYTTDRMFVVAAGAVDHATFTKQVEERFASLPMTPSSPPVLETARYIGGDVRETRDLMDAQVLLGFEGKAYHMRDFYCSQILANILGGGMSSRLFQEVREHRGLCYSVYAFHWGFSDTGIFGIHAATGGNELPTLVPVIIDELRKSSETIHQQEIDRARAQIRAQLLMGQESPAARAGQIARQMMLYGRPIPNPEMMERLEGITTERLTDLAGRLFFDTVPTLSAVGPIEQLAPLSDITTALATPGIQTKKAAG, from the coding sequence ATGAATGTAGAAATCACCCGGCTCGCCTCCGGGTTGACGGTCGTCACCGAAACCATGCCGCATCTGGAGAGCGTCGCGCTGGGTGTCTGGATCAAGTCCGGATCGCGTAACGAGACCGAGGACGAACACGGCATCGCCCATCTCCTCGAGCACATGGCCTTCAAGGGTACCGCCCGCCGCAGCGCCCGCGACATCGCCGAGGAAATCGAGAATGTCGGCGGCGAGCTCAACGCCGCGACATCCACCGAAACCACCTCCTATTACGCCCGCGTGCTCAGGGACCATGTCCCTCTCGCGGTCGATATCCTTGCCGACATCCTGACGGAATCCGCCTTCGACGAGGAAGAACTGCGTCGCGAAAAGCACGTCATCCTGCAGGAGATCGGCGCTGCCAACGACACGCCCGACGACGTGGTGTTCGACAAGTTTTCCGAGGTCGCCTATCGCGGCCAGACGATCGGCCGGCCGATCCTCGGCACGCCGGATACGGTCAAGGGGTTCACCCCGGGGCAGATCCGCAACTATCTTTCGCGCAACTACACGACGGACCGGATGTTCGTGGTCGCCGCCGGCGCCGTCGATCATGCGACGTTCACCAAGCAGGTGGAGGAGCGCTTCGCCAGCCTGCCTATGACCCCGAGTTCGCCGCCCGTGCTCGAAACCGCCCGCTATATCGGCGGCGACGTGCGCGAAACACGCGACCTGATGGACGCGCAGGTTCTGCTCGGTTTCGAGGGCAAGGCCTATCACATGCGCGACTTCTATTGTTCGCAGATTCTGGCGAACATCCTCGGCGGCGGCATGTCCTCGCGCCTGTTCCAGGAAGTGCGCGAGCACCGCGGCCTCTGCTACTCGGTCTATGCCTTCCACTGGGGTTTTTCCGATACCGGCATCTTCGGCATCCACGCGGCAACCGGCGGCAACGAGCTGCCGACGCTGGTACCTGTCATCATCGACGAGCTGCGCAAGTCTTCGGAAACCATTCATCAGCAGGAAATCGACCGCGCCCGCGCCCAGATCCGCGCCCAGTTGCTGATGGGCCAGGAAAGCCCGGCGGCACGCGCCGGCCAGATCGCCCGCCAGATGATGCTCTACGGACGCCCGATCCCGAACCCGGAAATGATGGAACGGCTGGAAGGGATCACGACCGAGCGGCTCACCGATCTTGCCGGACGGCTGTTTTTCGATACAGTTCCGACATTGTCGGCGGTCGGCCCGATCGAACAGCTTGCACCGTTGAGCGACATCACCACGGCGCTTGCCACGCCGGGGATCCAGACCAAGAAGGCTGCCGGTTAA
- a CDS encoding biotin transporter BioY yields the protein MSLINSPQPFVFDPFRLVGRSLPAKALFVLAGTLVLVIASRIAVPMVPVPITMQTFAVTMVGALYGWRLGALTVLAWLGEAALGAPVLAGGAGSIAAFAGPTAGYLFSFPVIAALVGWLAERGWTGRRILASFSAHLIANLLCLALGWAWLAGLIGAEKAFWAGVGPFILGAALKSGLAAAVLAAVASRKRATAE from the coding sequence ATGTCCCTGATTAATTCCCCCCAGCCGTTTGTTTTCGATCCCTTTCGACTTGTTGGCCGGTCCCTGCCAGCCAAAGCCCTTTTCGTGCTTGCGGGCACGCTGGTGCTGGTGATCGCGTCCCGGATCGCCGTGCCGATGGTTCCGGTGCCGATCACCATGCAGACCTTCGCCGTGACCATGGTCGGTGCGCTTTACGGCTGGCGGCTCGGCGCCTTGACGGTGCTTGCGTGGCTTGGAGAAGCAGCACTTGGAGCGCCCGTGCTGGCGGGTGGGGCAGGCAGCATTGCCGCCTTCGCGGGGCCGACAGCCGGTTATCTCTTTTCCTTTCCCGTGATTGCCGCCCTTGTCGGCTGGCTTGCCGAACGCGGCTGGACCGGGCGGCGCATCCTCGCCAGCTTCTCGGCACATCTGATCGCAAACCTTCTATGCCTTGCGCTCGGCTGGGCCTGGCTTGCGGGACTGATCGGTGCTGAAAAGGCGTTTTGGGCAGGTGTTGGTCCGTTCATCCTCGGTGCGGCACTGAAATCGGGCCTGGCGGCGGCTGTCCTTGCCGCGGTCGCCTCCCGCAAGCGCGCCACGGCAGAGTGA
- a CDS encoding GntR family transcriptional regulator translates to MGKEPEDTIASRISRVLADRIVRGELAPGARLRQDHIAEEFETSHVPVREAFRRLEAQGLAISEPRRGVRVASFDLAEVREVAEMRAVLEVLALRHAARHLTPAILDAAEEAARQGDAAADVHAWEEANRRFHRLILTPCGMKRLLASIDDLHAASARFLFSAWQSGWEKRTDHDHRAILAALRQGKIDEAAAILQKHVQWIGRGPQPAKTGAARETFAIVG, encoded by the coding sequence ATGGGCAAGGAACCGGAAGACACAATCGCCAGCCGCATCAGCCGGGTGCTTGCCGATCGCATCGTGCGCGGCGAACTCGCCCCCGGTGCCCGTCTCCGCCAGGATCACATCGCCGAGGAATTCGAGACCAGCCATGTACCGGTGCGTGAGGCATTCCGCCGGCTGGAGGCGCAGGGCCTGGCAATCAGCGAGCCGCGCCGCGGCGTGCGCGTCGCCTCCTTCGATCTGGCTGAAGTCCGCGAAGTGGCGGAAATGCGCGCGGTGCTGGAAGTGCTGGCGCTCCGCCACGCCGCCCGCCACCTGACCCCCGCCATTCTCGACGCGGCGGAGGAGGCGGCGAGGCAAGGCGATGCCGCCGCCGACGTGCATGCCTGGGAAGAGGCGAACCGCCGCTTTCATCGGCTGATTCTCACCCCCTGCGGCATGAAGCGCCTGCTCGCCTCGATCGACGACCTGCATGCCGCAAGCGCCAGGTTCCTGTTTTCCGCCTGGCAGTCCGGCTGGGAAAAGCGCACCGACCACGACCATCGCGCCATCCTGGCCGCACTTCGGCAGGGCAAGATCGACGAGGCCGCCGCCATCCTGCAGAAGCACGTGCAATGGATCGGCCGCGGCCCGCAACCGGCCAAGACCGGTGCCGCGCGCGAGACTTTCGCGATCGTCGGCTGA
- a CDS encoding PilZ domain-containing protein: MFAKISRGLLAVSLVAVLASCNSSAPTEGLTPTATAAPAAEAATAVVQAFCPPVVMLEQTAIHRAYARGGENKPEKLLYQASLADATRQCTANETTLTINVVAQGRLVQGPVGVPGKVTLPILVEVVDGDSVIYSQKVAFPVDMPAGGTQFIFNKADVQIPNAQGGASRFTRVRLGFDAGPAKKPVRQK; encoded by the coding sequence GTGTTTGCAAAGATTTCGCGTGGTCTTCTGGCGGTGTCGCTCGTGGCGGTTCTCGCAAGCTGCAATTCCTCGGCGCCGACAGAGGGGCTGACCCCGACCGCTACTGCCGCCCCCGCCGCTGAGGCAGCAACTGCCGTCGTGCAGGCATTCTGCCCGCCAGTCGTCATGCTGGAACAGACCGCTATTCACCGCGCCTATGCGCGCGGTGGCGAGAACAAGCCGGAAAAACTGCTCTACCAGGCGTCGCTCGCCGATGCGACGCGCCAGTGCACCGCCAATGAGACGACGCTGACCATCAACGTCGTCGCGCAAGGGCGCCTCGTCCAGGGCCCGGTCGGCGTTCCCGGCAAGGTCACCTTGCCGATCCTTGTCGAAGTCGTGGACGGCGACAGCGTCATTTATTCGCAGAAGGTGGCTTTCCCGGTCGACATGCCGGCCGGCGGCACCCAGTTCATCTTCAACAAGGCGGATGTGCAGATCCCGAACGCGCAAGGCGGCGCCTCGCGCTTCACCCGCGTCCGCCTCGGCTTCGACGCCGGCCCGGCGAAGAAGCCGGTCCGCCAGAAATAA
- a CDS encoding HAD family hydrolase, translating to MSSFDLIIFDCDGVLVDSEIIAAQVESRLLTEAGYPISVEEMGERFAGMTWKNILLAVEKEADIPLSASLLDKSETLLDARLARDVKIIDGVKFALARLTTQRCICSNSSTHRLDVMLEKVGLKPYFAPHIYSAKDLGPDRVKPKPDIFLHAAEQFKVSPEKCLVIEDSTHGVHGAKAAGMRVVGFTGASHTYPSHADRLTDAGAETVISRMMDLPAVIAALGEWAGAF from the coding sequence ATGAGCAGCTTCGACCTCATCATCTTCGATTGCGACGGCGTGCTCGTCGATTCAGAAATCATCGCGGCGCAGGTGGAATCCAGGCTGCTGACCGAAGCGGGTTATCCGATCAGCGTCGAGGAAATGGGCGAGCGCTTCGCCGGCATGACCTGGAAGAACATCCTGCTGGCCGTGGAAAAGGAAGCCGATATTCCGCTGTCCGCCTCGCTGCTCGACAAGTCCGAGACGCTGCTCGATGCGCGGCTTGCCCGCGACGTGAAGATCATCGACGGCGTGAAGTTCGCGCTGGCAAGGCTGACGACGCAACGCTGCATCTGCTCCAATTCAAGTACCCACCGCCTCGACGTGATGCTCGAAAAGGTCGGCCTGAAACCCTATTTCGCGCCACATATCTATTCGGCCAAGGATCTCGGGCCGGATCGGGTGAAGCCGAAGCCGGATATCTTCCTGCATGCGGCCGAGCAGTTCAAAGTCTCGCCGGAGAAGTGCCTGGTGATCGAGGATTCCACCCATGGCGTCCATGGCGCCAAGGCGGCCGGCATGCGCGTCGTCGGCTTTACCGGCGCATCGCATACCTATCCGAGCCACGCCGACCGGTTGACCGATGCGGGTGCTGAAACGGTGATCTCACGGATGATGGATCTGCCGGCCGTCATCGCCGCGCTCGGCGAATGGGCCGGCGCGTTCTGA
- the thrC gene encoding threonine synthase — MMVVDYISTRGEAAPLGFRDALMAGLARDGGLYVPRQWPSLSKKEIRALRGKTYQEVAFEILKHFVGDEIPADKLKSMIDEAYATFRHPAVVPLVQTGPNDFVLELFHGTTLAFKDVAMQLLARLMDYVLAERGERATIVGATSGDTGGAAIDAFAGRERTDIFILFPHGKVSSVQQRQMTTSSAANVHALALKGNFDDCQNIVKEMFNDVAFRDRVRLSGVNSINWARIMAQVVYYFTAAVSLGGPDRKISFTVPTGNFGDIFAGYVAKKMGLPIDRLVIATNDNDILARTLKTGRYEMRDVKATTSPSMDIQISSNFERLLFEAYGRDAASVRAAMAGLKQSGSFEIKPEALKAIRREFRAGRATERQVAATIRETLAETGYLLDPHTATGVFVAKKNAKPASPMVTLATAHPAKFPASVKSACGIDPALPSWLADLMQREERFDILEPELKSVETFIGEHARAK; from the coding sequence TTGATGGTCGTGGACTATATTTCTACCCGGGGCGAAGCCGCTCCGCTCGGATTCCGGGATGCGCTGATGGCGGGCCTTGCCCGCGACGGCGGCCTTTACGTGCCACGTCAATGGCCTTCGCTCTCCAAAAAGGAGATCCGCGCCCTGCGCGGCAAGACCTATCAGGAGGTCGCCTTCGAGATCCTCAAGCACTTCGTCGGCGACGAGATTCCCGCCGACAAGTTGAAGTCGATGATCGACGAAGCCTATGCCACGTTCCGGCATCCGGCCGTCGTGCCGCTGGTGCAGACGGGACCGAACGATTTCGTGCTCGAACTCTTCCACGGCACGACGCTCGCCTTCAAGGACGTTGCGATGCAGCTGCTCGCCCGGCTGATGGACTATGTGCTCGCCGAGCGCGGCGAGCGGGCGACCATCGTCGGCGCGACGTCGGGCGATACCGGCGGGGCAGCGATCGACGCATTCGCGGGCCGCGAGCGCACCGACATCTTCATCCTTTTCCCGCATGGCAAGGTCTCGTCCGTGCAGCAGCGGCAGATGACGACCTCCAGTGCCGCCAACGTGCATGCGCTGGCGCTGAAGGGCAATTTCGACGACTGCCAGAACATCGTCAAGGAGATGTTCAACGACGTCGCCTTCCGCGACCGGGTCAGGCTTTCGGGCGTCAATTCGATCAACTGGGCACGGATCATGGCGCAGGTGGTCTATTATTTCACCGCCGCGGTTTCGCTCGGCGGGCCGGACCGGAAAATCTCCTTCACCGTGCCGACCGGCAATTTCGGCGATATCTTCGCCGGCTATGTGGCCAAGAAGATGGGCTTGCCGATCGACCGGCTGGTGATCGCCACCAATGACAACGACATCCTCGCTCGGACGCTGAAGACCGGCCGCTACGAGATGCGCGATGTCAAGGCGACCACCTCGCCTTCGATGGACATCCAGATCTCGTCCAATTTCGAGCGGCTGCTGTTCGAGGCCTATGGCCGCGACGCCGCCTCGGTGCGCGCCGCCATGGCTGGCCTCAAGCAATCCGGCAGCTTCGAGATCAAGCCGGAGGCGCTGAAGGCGATCCGCCGCGAATTCCGCGCCGGGCGGGCGACGGAGCGGCAGGTTGCCGCGACGATCCGCGAGACGCTTGCCGAGACCGGTTACCTGCTTGACCCGCATACGGCGACCGGCGTTTTCGTCGCAAAAAAGAACGCAAAGCCGGCGAGCCCGATGGTGACGCTTGCGACCGCCCACCCGGCCAAATTCCCGGCCTCGGTAAAATCCGCTTGCGGAATTGATCCGGCGCTTCCATCATGGCTTGCTGATCTTATGCAAAGGGAGGAGCGCTTCGATATCTTGGAGCCTGAGCTTAAGTCCGTCGAAACTTTCATCGGCGAGCATGCCCGCGCTAAGTAA
- a CDS encoding DUF1284 domain-containing protein, which produces MTVRLRPHHLLCMLTFVGEGYSPAFVANYRRLAGRLSAGEPIEIVSGPDDICAPLLSDEDAHCFGASVAGRDAAALADIARLLGRELRIGAVIASDPALFEQLRRAFSAGVTRHACTGCEWSSLCDRIAGEDYKGALVMTFSPPETAKETSAPHLA; this is translated from the coding sequence GTGACGGTGAGGCTGCGGCCGCATCATCTTCTCTGCATGCTGACCTTTGTCGGCGAGGGCTATAGCCCAGCCTTCGTCGCCAATTATCGTCGTCTCGCCGGCCGGCTTTCCGCCGGCGAGCCGATCGAGATCGTCTCCGGCCCAGACGATATCTGCGCCCCGCTTCTCTCGGATGAAGATGCTCATTGTTTCGGTGCTTCGGTTGCCGGTCGCGATGCCGCGGCGCTGGCGGATATTGCCCGCCTGCTTGGGCGGGAGCTTCGGATCGGGGCGGTGATTGCGTCAGATCCGGCGCTGTTCGAGCAACTGCGCCGCGCCTTCTCTGCCGGCGTGACCCGCCACGCCTGCACGGGCTGCGAATGGAGCAGCCTTTGCGATCGCATTGCAGGAGAAGATTACAAAGGCGCGCTGGTCATGACGTTCAGCCCGCCGGAAACAGCGAAAGAAACTTCCGCTCCCCATCTGGCGTGA